In a single window of the Streptomyces sp. NBC_00094 genome:
- a CDS encoding enhanced serine sensitivity protein SseB: MDVTWPGNELEEVLAASLGNPAAGGRLVEVLGRSPVWVPLPNGGGPDSPDLDLATMEIDGAAYVPVFSSEQQFLACVGNHMSFAVAPARDFARGLPPQLGIAVNPGGTVGLPLPPPAVAELCRAGRTPLDGPASGGRVRLFEPDWQDDPVDFLAAASAEFEATGVVATARRALASVEGTEPALFIGVQLAAWDGVDRNAPLDALGRALGRVEVAWPVNLILLDMAQDPVGDWMLERVRPFYQRAAG; the protein is encoded by the coding sequence GTGGACGTGACGTGGCCGGGCAATGAGCTCGAAGAGGTCCTTGCCGCCTCGCTCGGCAACCCCGCCGCAGGCGGCCGGCTGGTCGAGGTGCTGGGCCGCAGCCCGGTCTGGGTGCCCCTGCCCAACGGCGGCGGCCCCGACAGCCCCGATCTGGACCTCGCCACCATGGAGATCGACGGCGCGGCCTACGTGCCCGTCTTCAGCTCCGAACAGCAGTTCCTCGCCTGTGTCGGCAATCACATGTCCTTCGCCGTGGCCCCCGCCCGCGACTTCGCGCGCGGCCTGCCCCCGCAGCTCGGCATCGCCGTGAACCCCGGCGGTACCGTCGGCCTCCCGCTGCCCCCGCCCGCCGTCGCCGAGCTCTGCCGCGCCGGCCGCACCCCGCTCGACGGCCCCGCCAGCGGCGGCCGCGTCCGCCTCTTCGAGCCCGACTGGCAGGACGACCCGGTCGACTTCCTCGCCGCCGCCTCCGCAGAGTTCGAGGCCACCGGCGTCGTCGCCACCGCCCGCCGTGCCCTCGCGAGCGTCGAGGGCACGGAACCCGCCCTCTTCATCGGCGTCCAGCTCGCCGCCTGGGACGGCGTCGACCGCAACGCGCCCCTCGACGCCCTCGGCCGCGCCCTCGGCCGCGTCGAGGTCGCCTGGCCGGTCAACCTCATCCTGCTCGACATGGCGCAGGACCCGGTCGGAGACTGGATGCTGGAGCGGGTACGCCCCTTCTACCAGCGCGCCGCCGGGTGA